In Chitinophaga sp. HK235, a single window of DNA contains:
- a CDS encoding arylsulfatase, translated as MMKKIVLPVLSALLLTAASLRAQQRPNIVFILADDLGYGDLGVYGQQKIKTPNIDRIARQGMLFTRFYAGTSVCAPSRSSLLTGQHTGHTYVRGNKEIKPEGQEPLADTVQSYAKMLQQAGYVTGAFGKWGLGMVGTSGAPDKKGFDVFYGYNCQRQSHRYYPTHLWSNNTKIDLEGNDLTQKKVYAPELIQQQTLAFIENNKNKPFFLFVPSVLPHAELQGPDDQYYKQYENAFEEKPYKGNDYGPGALVPGYASVAKPHATYAAMVSRLDAYVGQILDKLDQLGLTQNTIVIFSSDNGAHREGGADPVFFNSSAGLRGFKRDLYEGGIKTPFIVKWPGKVKAGSRSNFIGAFWDLMPTFTEIANAPKPPYTDGVSIVPALTGKGKQAQHPYLYWEFHEDNGTQAVRMGKWKGIRKEVTKDPHAPIELYDLDKDPAEQHNIAAAHPDIVKKIDGYMSEAHVESPAFPWKR; from the coding sequence ATGATGAAAAAAATTGTTTTACCGGTTCTGTCGGCTTTATTGCTGACCGCTGCGTCCCTAAGGGCACAGCAACGGCCCAACATCGTATTTATCCTGGCAGATGACCTGGGATATGGTGATCTGGGTGTTTATGGCCAGCAAAAGATCAAGACGCCCAACATCGACCGTATTGCCCGGCAGGGGATGTTGTTCACCCGTTTTTATGCAGGCACTTCTGTTTGTGCACCTTCCCGTTCTTCTCTGCTCACCGGCCAGCACACCGGACATACCTACGTGCGTGGCAATAAGGAAATAAAGCCTGAAGGCCAGGAACCGCTGGCAGATACGGTACAGAGTTATGCTAAAATGTTACAACAGGCAGGTTATGTTACCGGCGCCTTCGGTAAATGGGGGCTGGGCATGGTAGGCACCAGCGGTGCTCCTGATAAAAAAGGATTCGATGTTTTTTATGGCTATAACTGTCAGCGCCAGTCGCATCGTTATTATCCCACTCATCTGTGGAGCAATAACACAAAGATAGATCTGGAAGGCAATGACCTTACACAGAAAAAAGTCTATGCGCCTGAGCTGATACAACAACAAACACTGGCCTTCATAGAAAACAACAAAAACAAACCATTTTTCCTGTTTGTACCGTCTGTTCTGCCACATGCTGAGCTGCAGGGTCCCGACGATCAGTATTACAAACAATATGAAAATGCTTTTGAAGAAAAGCCTTATAAAGGGAATGATTACGGTCCTGGTGCTCTGGTACCCGGTTATGCTTCTGTAGCCAAACCGCATGCTACGTATGCCGCTATGGTGAGCCGTCTTGATGCCTATGTAGGACAGATACTCGACAAACTGGACCAGCTGGGACTCACTCAAAACACCATCGTTATCTTCAGCAGCGACAATGGTGCTCATCGTGAAGGTGGTGCCGATCCGGTGTTCTTCAATAGCTCCGCCGGTTTACGCGGTTTTAAACGGGATCTTTATGAAGGGGGTATCAAAACGCCTTTCATCGTAAAATGGCCCGGCAAAGTAAAAGCAGGTAGCCGCAGCAACTTCATCGGTGCCTTCTGGGACCTGATGCCGACCTTCACTGAAATAGCAAATGCTCCCAAACCTCCTTACACCGATGGTGTGTCTATTGTCCCTGCCCTTACCGGAAAAGGCAAACAGGCACAACATCCTTATCTGTACTGGGAATTCCACGAAGATAACGGCACACAGGCTGTGAGGATGGGTAAATGGAAAGGCATCCGTAAAGAAGTGACGAAAGATCCGCATGCACCCATAGAGCTGTATGATCTCGATAAAGATCCTGCGGAGCAGCATAATATTGCTGCCGCACATCCTGATATCGTGAAGAAAATAGATGGTTATATGTCGGAAGCACATGTGGAGAGCCCGGCCTTCCCCTGGAAACGTTGA
- a CDS encoding M12 family metallo-peptidase, with translation MKQKIILSILLLWLGKSYAQQPCDTSFTTDTRILVAYTDKVTDPNPLKSLIQPSIDSMNLAYKNSGINHSARLVRAIQVYYNETNDLSKSLDDFREGARIGTGPFGQLKDLRRFYHADVCVLITMDGQYAGIGWGIGVNRDGAFCAMKSLLLVPRFTMAHEIGHLYGCRHELALDSSNYPFPYGHGYVFTKLKDKQGKYVHTIMAYGSVANNGVTTAPIPYFSTPKLTYMGLPLGTASREDDVRVINERYSMLKGPVLREAITIDKPDLIKSNQSAEINAYRQLNHIAGVSYTMEANSTTVFNLQVTSGTESIILRPGFHAKVGSYFKAQICK, from the coding sequence ATGAAGCAGAAAATCATATTGTCCATTCTTTTATTATGGCTGGGAAAGAGTTATGCACAACAACCCTGTGATACCAGCTTTACAACTGACACCAGAATATTGGTAGCTTATACGGATAAAGTAACGGACCCTAATCCGCTTAAATCCTTGATACAGCCAAGCATAGATAGCATGAACCTCGCTTATAAAAACAGTGGCATAAATCACAGCGCACGACTTGTAAGGGCTATACAGGTTTATTACAATGAAACAAATGATTTGAGCAAAAGTCTTGATGATTTCCGGGAAGGTGCAAGAATCGGCACGGGCCCTTTCGGCCAGCTTAAAGATCTGCGCAGATTCTATCATGCCGATGTTTGCGTATTAATTACCATGGACGGGCAATATGCAGGTATAGGATGGGGAATAGGCGTGAACAGGGATGGGGCCTTTTGCGCAATGAAGTCACTTTTACTTGTTCCAAGATTCACCATGGCCCATGAAATCGGGCATTTGTATGGCTGCAGGCATGAATTGGCTTTGGATTCAAGCAATTATCCTTTTCCCTATGGGCATGGCTATGTATTTACAAAATTAAAGGATAAGCAAGGTAAGTACGTACATACTATTATGGCTTATGGATCGGTTGCAAATAATGGTGTTACAACCGCTCCGATCCCATATTTCTCTACTCCCAAACTGACCTATATGGGACTGCCTTTAGGGACTGCAAGCAGAGAAGATGATGTAAGGGTTATTAATGAAAGATATAGTATGCTGAAAGGACCTGTTCTCCGGGAAGCGATTACTATTGATAAACCTGATCTCATCAAGAGTAACCAAAGTGCTGAGATCAATGCCTATAGACAACTTAACCATATTGCTGGTGTAAGTTATACGATGGAAGCAAATTCTACTACAGTCTTTAACCTTCAGGTGACGTCGGGCACCGAAAGTATCATTCTTCGACCCGGTTTTCATGCGAAGGTAGGAAGTTATTTTAAGGCGCAGATTTGTAAATAG